One part of the Caloramator mitchellensis genome encodes these proteins:
- a CDS encoding XapX domain-containing protein, producing MSAIFFGTLAGVILGAIFKKLRLPLPAPPTLAGVLGVLGVLLGSMIAGMF from the coding sequence ATGAGTGCAATTTTCTTTGGAACATTAGCAGGAGTAATTTTAGGTGCAATTTTTAAAAAGCTAAGACTTCCACTTCCAGCACCTCCAACCCTTGCAGGTGTTTTAGGAGTTTTGGGAGTATTGCTCGGGAGCATGATTGCAGGAATGTTTTAA